A region of the Nodularia sp. LEGE 06071 genome:
TAGTAAACTAGCACCATTGAACAAAGAACCATGATAGTCAATCAAATCAGACAATTGATGCAGGCTGACTATATTTTCATTGCCATCTGTATTCCAATGTAAAACTCTTTTGCCTTCAAAGTCCCTGATGTGCTGAGTAGAAGGAATCAAGATTTTTTCGATCCCGTCCAAAAGTAGGGCATAAACAACCCCTTGCGCCTGGACTAACATTAATGTATCAGTGGTCATAGACAAAGGTATTTTGAGAATAAAGGTTGTACCTTGGTTAGGCAAAGATTGAACTGAAATAGAGCCATTAAGTACTTGTAACTGAGAACGCACAATGTCTAACCCCATACCGCGTCCCGAAATTTCATTTACCTGATCTGCGGTGGATAATCCTGGAAAAAACATCACATCTAACAATTCAGATTGAGACAAATAGCCTCTAGGGTCATCATCAGCGATAAAATTAAGTTCAATAGCTTTTTGGCGAATCCTCTCAAAATTTAATCCCTGTCCATCATCCCGGACTTCAATTACAGTTTGACTACCCTGATGATAGGCACAAATTTCAATCAATCCTTGCTCTGTTTTACCACGTTCTTGACGAAGTTGTGAAGATTCAATCCCGTGATCAAAAGCATTACGGACTAAGTGCAGCAAGGGTTCGTAAAGCTTTTCCGCAATTGCTTTATCCACCAGCACTTCCGTCCCTGTGAGTTTCAATTCTACAAATTTGTCATAGACACTCCCCAATTTTTTGACCAACTGGGGTAAGCGATTCAGGACATTCCCCAGAGGTGACAACCGCGCTTCTACTAAATTATCTATAATACTAAAAGCCAAACTTTGTTTTTTGTCACTAATTTGAGTCGCTTGTCTGAGGAGTAAGTCAAGAGATTCTGTGGTTTCTTGTAATTGCATAGTTTCTTCCATCGCCTCATGCAACGACAGATGAAATTCTGTATATATATCCATTTCCAGAGAATCAAAATTCACCGATGCAAAATTTTGTGTAGATTGGGATGTCAAATTTGGCATCTGCAAAGGCAAATCTCTTAATTGATTTAGAGTTGCTTGGTGTCTGCTAAATCGCTGTAATAATTGCTCAAATATTTCTTTAATTTTTTCATCATATAATGTCCGCTGTTTTTGATGAATCAGTAGTTCTCCTGCGAGATAATTCAGGCGTTGCAATCTATCTACATTTACCCGAATAAATGCTGGTTTTCGATATGTTTTACTTTCTGGTAATTGGGATTCTGGTATTTGATCGTTATTTTGGATAGCTGGTTCAGCAACGACTTCAATGTCTGTTTCTAGAATATCTGCCAGCACTTGCTCACTGACAGCTAATGATTGATTAATTTCCTCATTAGTGATATTTACATCCGCTTCTCCTCCCCAGATAGACTCTAGCAAGTTATCGTTTGTAGGTAATTCCAAAGTTGATATTTCTTTGAAAACTAGCAAAGGTCGTAATTTTGCACTGTCAAGCCAATTCTTTTCTTGAGTATTAACAGGGGGATAATTTTTATATTCTTTTGCTAATGCTCGAATTTCGTTTTGTAATGTTTGAATTAAAAGGATATAGCTGTCAGATTTATCAGATATATATTCAAATTTAGCCACTGCTAACAGAATTATTAAAATGATTCCGTGGCGATAAAGGACAAGACTATGGCTATCTTCTTCATCTTGGACAAAATTCAAAAAATCACTCAACCAATTAGTAATATAATTTATTTGGTGATCTGGCTCGGATTTGGGAATCAGCAAAGATAACTCAAGTTCTTGTTTGGGAATTTCTCTCTGGTGATTAAACCAGCCAAAAATATAGTAGATTACTTTTAAATATAACTTGGCAGTGGTTGGTTTAATTGGCTCATTTTTAGTATTACCAGATGCCGTTAAAAATTTATAAAATTCTTCAGCATTGGTGAGAAAGTTACCAGTAGACCCAGATAACTCTTCATCTACAACGGTTGTGAAATTTTGCCACTCTGGTGAAGGTGCGCCGCCACAAGTGCGATCGCCTGCTAATACGTCTTTTTGTGCCTGCTGTAAATCAGCAAAAGCTAGTTCGGCAATCTGATATACTTGCTTAGGATTGGCTTGCAGTGCGGCGATAATTTTTTGGCAAATTTCTTGCAAACCCGGTAAATTTAAAGATTCTGCCAAGCCCAGAAACACTTCAGCCTGAGAACCTAAAAAATCTTTCAATTCCTCATCATCAGGTGGCTGATTAATAGCTGCCGCAATACTTTCTAAACGTTGATTTACCCCGGATTCAAATATTGATTTCACAATATCAAAACCCAATTCCTCGGAAGTAGGAATATGAGTTTCAGCACCATAAGCATCACCGAGTTTGTCTTGCAATTGAGCAAAAACTAAAGCTGCTCTTTGCAGAAGTTCTTCATTATTAACATTACTATCTGTCAGTTCTGTAGTTAGGGCTAGGCTCAGACATTCGTAAGCTTGAAATAAAAGTGTTTGCAGTTCAGCATCCATGACAACGGATGGATTATAAAGAGCTTTAAACACATCTTCTAAAGAATGGGAGATCATCTTAATAATCTCTAGTCCAACGTTAGCAGAGCCGCCTTTAAGGGTATGAGTTGCCCGCATTAACTTATGAACTTTAGCAATACTAAATTCTTCTGATAAGCTAAACAGTTCTTGCTCAATAATTTGCAATAAATCTGGTGCTTCTGCCAGAAAATATATATAGCCTTGCTCGCGAATTTCAGCGTCTGTAATCATAATTGGGTACTGGGTACTGGGGAGTAGGGAGTAGGGAGTAGGGAGTAGGGAGTGGGGAGTAGGGAGTAGGGAGTGGGGAGTAGGGAGTAGGGAGTGGGAAATTAGAAATGTTAAAATTCCCTATTCCTTATTCTCCTTTTTCTCTAAAGAACGAATGAGCGCCCGGAGCAATTTTCCTACAGATTCACATTGTCTCAAAATTGGACTGGCTGATTGAGTATCTGTAAGTCCAATTTTGGCTCTAGACGATAGTAACAAATGAGTTTCTAGTTCTTTGAGAGAGCCTTGTGCTATTCGTAAAAATTTTATGTACTCCAAGCGATATTCCCTTCCATAACCCTCAGCAATATTTGCTGGAATTGAGGTAGATGCCCGACGAATTTGTGAAGTCATTCCGTAGAGTTCCTCTTTTGGAAACGTCATTGTTAGCTCATAGCAAGCTTCAGCTAAATTCATGCCTTCTTGCCAAACTTTTAAATCTTGATAAGAGCGAATTTCATAACTTGTCATTACTTACCTCTGATTTATTCCCTGCTCCCTACTTCCTACCCCCCGATTAATTAATTGACTTTAAACTTACTAGCAGTTGCTAATAACCCTTGTGCCATTCCTGATAAATCTTGCAAAACGGCAGAAATTTCTTGAGATTCGGTAAAAGTTTTGTTAGCGATTTCTGCGACATCTTGCATTGATGCTGTTACCGTCACAGATTGACCCATTTGTTTTTGGGTGGCTTCAGTAATTCGCTGGATTAGCTGACTGATTTCGGCAGTTGCAGAAACAATTGCATTCAAGTTTAGGCGGGTTTCACTGACAAAGTTTGTCCCTTCTACTACCTGCTGAATCCCTGTTTCCATCGCTACTGCAACTTCCCCAGTTTCAGTTTGAATTTCCTGGACTAATTTTTCAATTTCAATGGTTGCTGCGGCTGATTGGCGAGATAAGGAACGAACTTCATCGGCTACAACGGCAAAGCCTTTACCATATTCCCCCGCACGAGTGGCTTCAATCGCTGCATTCAACGCCAGTACGTTAGTCTGTGTGGCGAAATTGCTGATTAAATTCACCACCTTGGAGATTTTTTGCGAAGATTCGCTGAGGCGTTTAATTTTTTTACTGGTTTGGGCGACGGTTTCACGAATCCCTTGGATGGCTTTCACAGTTTGGTTCATTGCTGCATCACCAGACTCTACGGTTTGGTTAGCTTTTTGCAACGCCAATTGCACTAAATCTGCGTTAGTGACCACAGCTTGGGTAGAGTCTACCATCTGCTGAATATCCGCTAGGGCTGTGGTAATTTCTTCAGATTGTTGTTTTGCTAGATTTGTTAGTCCCGTTAATGAAGCATCACTAGTACTAGAAGTTTGGGCTACTTTCTGGGAAGTGGTTTGGACTTGGATGACAATTTGCCGCAGTGCTTGCAAAGTATTGTTATAGGCATCCGCAATTGTACCTAGTTCGTCTTCGGTAATTGGGGCGCGGACTGTTAAATCTCCATCCAAGGCTGGTCTGAGGGCTGTTAGCAGTTGAATGGATCGTTTTTGCAGTAGTTCTTTGGCGGCTTTTTCCCGTGATGCGGCTTCTGCTAGTTTTGCTGATTGTGCCTGTAGTTTTTGCAAATACTCAGTTTGTTGTAATGCTAATCCTAGCTGGTCGCCAATGCGTGCTAACAAGGTGGTTTCGGATTCTTCCCAATCACGAGGGGCGGAATTTTGATAAGCTGCGAATAAGCCCCACAATTGTTCCCCAGAGAATATCGGAACTATCATGTAAGCTTTAATTTCAAATTGCTCTAAAATTTCAATGTGGCAAGGAGAATGATCTACTTGATAGATATCATGAGCAATAAAGCTT
Encoded here:
- a CDS encoding hybrid sensor histidine kinase/response regulator, with protein sequence MITDAEIREQGYIYFLAEAPDLLQIIEQELFSLSEEFSIAKVHKLMRATHTLKGGSANVGLEIIKMISHSLEDVFKALYNPSVVMDAELQTLLFQAYECLSLALTTELTDSNVNNEELLQRAALVFAQLQDKLGDAYGAETHIPTSEELGFDIVKSIFESGVNQRLESIAAAINQPPDDEELKDFLGSQAEVFLGLAESLNLPGLQEICQKIIAALQANPKQVYQIAELAFADLQQAQKDVLAGDRTCGGAPSPEWQNFTTVVDEELSGSTGNFLTNAEEFYKFLTASGNTKNEPIKPTTAKLYLKVIYYIFGWFNHQREIPKQELELSLLIPKSEPDHQINYITNWLSDFLNFVQDEEDSHSLVLYRHGIILIILLAVAKFEYISDKSDSYILLIQTLQNEIRALAKEYKNYPPVNTQEKNWLDSAKLRPLLVFKEISTLELPTNDNLLESIWGGEADVNITNEEINQSLAVSEQVLADILETDIEVVAEPAIQNNDQIPESQLPESKTYRKPAFIRVNVDRLQRLNYLAGELLIHQKQRTLYDEKIKEIFEQLLQRFSRHQATLNQLRDLPLQMPNLTSQSTQNFASVNFDSLEMDIYTEFHLSLHEAMEETMQLQETTESLDLLLRQATQISDKKQSLAFSIIDNLVEARLSPLGNVLNRLPQLVKKLGSVYDKFVELKLTGTEVLVDKAIAEKLYEPLLHLVRNAFDHGIESSQLRQERGKTEQGLIEICAYHQGSQTVIEVRDDGQGLNFERIRQKAIELNFIADDDPRGYLSQSELLDVMFFPGLSTADQVNEISGRGMGLDIVRSQLQVLNGSISVQSLPNQGTTFILKIPLSMTTDTLMLVQAQGVVYALLLDGIEKILIPSTQHIRDFEGKRVLHWNTDGNENIVSLHQLSDLIDYHGSLFNGASLLDDTSITHEAGVMKNPVLLLRRNQGVFGLEVDQIIGEQELVIRPLGNAIAPPKYVYGCSSLANGNLILVIDGTLLMESKSSPAQGDMTALLPTAYNSDQKALAMSGYTAPNMPLLTASAPTNTLEKPRSQALESTHKAPKVILVVDDAISLRQTLSLTLQKSGYQVIQAQNGVEALEQLQRHAEIQVIISDLEMPRMNGFELLSNLRQNPNFVNIPIVILTSRSADKHRQLAHELGANAYLTKPYLEHEFLSIVNNLIHQEEPDSTSLVIV
- a CDS encoding four helix bundle protein, with protein sequence MTSYEIRSYQDLKVWQEGMNLAEACYELTMTFPKEELYGMTSQIRRASTSIPANIAEGYGREYRLEYIKFLRIAQGSLKELETHLLLSSRAKIGLTDTQSASPILRQCESVGKLLRALIRSLEKKENKE